A single Nostoc sp. PCC 7107 DNA region contains:
- a CDS encoding succinate dehydrogenase/fumarate reductase flavoprotein subunit, which translates to MLEHDVIIVGGGLAGCRAAVEIARIDPSLNVAVVAKTHPIRSHSVAAQGGMAASLKNVDSEDSWEAHAFDTVKGSDYLADQDAVAILAQEAPDVVIDLEHLGVLFSRLPDGRIAQRAFGGHSHNRTCYAADKTGHAILHELVNNLRRYGVQIYQEWYVMRLILEEGQAKGVVMYHLLNGQIEVVRAKAVMFATGGYGRVYNTTSNDYASTGDGLAMTAIAGLPLQDMEFVQFHPTGLYPVGVLISEAVRGEGAYLINSEGDRFMATYAPSRMELAPRDITSRAISYEIRAGRGVNLDGSAGGPFVYLDLRHLGKEKIMSRVPFCWEEAHRLVGVDAVTQPMPVRPTIHYCMGGIPVNTDGQVRSSDNSFVEGFFAAGETSCVSVHGANRLGSNSLLECVVYGKRTGAAIAQYVQQRKLPTIEEQRYIKEAQQEIQALLEQPGQYRINQVRQAFQDTMTEFCGVFRTQELMSEGWEKITEIQQKYSQVFLDDKGSCWNTELVEALELRSLMVVGQTILASALNRQESRGAHFREDFPQRDDVNFLRHTMAYYSPAGIDIQYRPVVINMFEPKERKY; encoded by the coding sequence ATGCTGGAACATGATGTAATTATTGTCGGGGGAGGATTAGCAGGATGCCGTGCGGCGGTGGAAATTGCCCGCATTGACCCCAGTTTAAATGTTGCTGTAGTGGCTAAAACTCATCCTATTCGTTCTCACTCAGTTGCAGCCCAGGGTGGGATGGCTGCATCGTTGAAAAATGTTGATTCGGAAGATTCTTGGGAAGCACACGCTTTTGATACTGTTAAAGGTTCTGACTATTTAGCAGACCAAGATGCGGTAGCAATTCTCGCCCAAGAAGCGCCAGATGTGGTAATTGACCTCGAACATCTGGGTGTTTTGTTTTCGCGTTTACCCGATGGACGCATTGCACAGCGGGCTTTTGGAGGACATTCTCACAATCGCACTTGCTACGCGGCTGATAAAACTGGTCACGCCATTCTCCACGAATTGGTAAATAATTTGCGGCGTTACGGTGTGCAGATTTATCAAGAGTGGTACGTAATGCGCCTGATTTTAGAAGAAGGTCAGGCGAAGGGTGTGGTGATGTATCACTTATTAAATGGGCAGATTGAGGTAGTTAGGGCAAAAGCGGTAATGTTTGCCACAGGTGGTTATGGTCGCGTTTATAACACCACTTCTAATGATTACGCTTCCACTGGCGATGGTTTGGCGATGACTGCGATCGCCGGTTTACCTCTACAAGATATGGAGTTTGTCCAATTCCACCCCACAGGCTTGTATCCAGTGGGAGTGCTGATTTCCGAAGCAGTCCGAGGGGAAGGGGCGTATTTAATTAATAGTGAGGGCGATCGCTTTATGGCGACTTATGCACCTAGCCGGATGGAACTAGCTCCTCGTGATATTACCTCAAGAGCGATCTCTTACGAAATTCGCGCTGGGCGTGGTGTGAATCTGGATGGTAGCGCTGGCGGCCCCTTTGTTTATCTGGACTTGCGCCATTTGGGTAAAGAAAAAATTATGAGTCGCGTTCCCTTTTGTTGGGAAGAAGCCCACCGCTTAGTCGGTGTTGATGCAGTGACTCAACCAATGCCAGTCCGCCCGACAATTCATTATTGTATGGGTGGTATACCTGTGAATACTGATGGTCAAGTCCGCAGTAGTGATAATAGTTTCGTTGAAGGTTTCTTTGCGGCTGGAGAAACCTCTTGTGTTTCCGTTCACGGTGCAAATCGTTTAGGTAGTAATTCTTTATTAGAATGTGTAGTCTATGGTAAACGAACTGGGGCGGCGATCGCTCAATATGTGCAGCAACGTAAATTACCTACTATTGAAGAACAGCGTTACATCAAAGAAGCCCAGCAAGAAATTCAAGCCTTACTAGAACAGCCAGGACAGTATCGCATTAACCAAGTCCGTCAAGCTTTTCAAGATACCATGACCGAATTCTGCGGCGTTTTCCGCACTCAAGAATTAATGAGTGAAGGTTGGGAAAAAATTACCGAAATCCAGCAAAAATATTCTCAAGTTTTCTTAGACGACAAAGGTAGTTGTTGGAATACCGAACTTGTAGAAGCTTTAGAACTGCGAAGCTTAATGGTAGTTGGGCAAACCATTCTAGCATCCGCCCTCAATCGCCAAGAAAGCCGCGGCGCACACTTTCGCGAAGACTTTCCCCAGCGAGATGATGTCAATTTCCTCAGACATACAATGGCTTACTATTCACCCGCAGGTATTGATATTCAATATCGCCCCGTTGTGATTAATATGTTTGAGCCAAAAGAGAGGAAGTATTAA
- a CDS encoding ROK family protein, whose translation MDQPEVIGIDIGGTAIKLGRFSEDGACLKCLTVATPQPATPEAVLEVIVDAIAQIDPDNQTIAIGVGMPGPADASGRIAKIAINLPGWLDVPLAEWLEIKTGKPTVIANDANCAGVGEAWLGAGRNLQNFILLTLGTGVGGAIILDGKLFMGHQGAAGELGLISFNPEGPMCNSGNQGSLEQYASIIAIRRRTGKEPDQLGALAQAGDTEALAFWQEYGRDLGIGLVSLIYVLTPQAIVIGGGVSASFEFFLPAAKVEIERRVMYTSRTELQILPAQLGNSAGMVGAAKLAWQKIAAE comes from the coding sequence GTGGATCAACCGGAAGTAATTGGGATTGATATTGGGGGAACAGCGATTAAGTTGGGGCGGTTTAGCGAAGATGGTGCGTGCTTAAAATGCTTAACTGTGGCGACTCCCCAACCAGCGACACCAGAAGCCGTTTTAGAGGTGATAGTAGATGCGATCGCCCAAATTGACCCTGATAATCAAACTATAGCTATTGGTGTGGGTATGCCAGGTCCTGCGGATGCGTCTGGACGTATTGCCAAAATCGCAATTAACTTACCTGGATGGCTAGATGTGCCTTTAGCTGAATGGTTAGAAATTAAAACAGGCAAACCCACGGTTATTGCTAACGATGCTAACTGTGCGGGAGTGGGAGAAGCTTGGTTAGGTGCGGGGCGCAACTTGCAAAATTTTATTCTGTTGACCTTGGGGACAGGTGTTGGTGGCGCAATTATCCTTGATGGTAAGCTGTTTATGGGGCATCAAGGAGCCGCTGGAGAATTAGGTTTAATTAGCTTCAACCCTGAAGGGCCGATGTGTAATAGTGGCAATCAAGGTTCTTTAGAGCAGTATGCTTCAATTATTGCTATTCGTCGCCGCACAGGAAAAGAACCTGACCAATTGGGTGCTTTAGCCCAAGCTGGAGATACTGAGGCTTTAGCCTTTTGGCAAGAATATGGCAGAGATTTAGGTATTGGTTTAGTTAGTTTAATTTATGTTTTAACACCACAAGCGATCGTCATTGGTGGCGGGGTTAGTGCTAGTTTTGAATTTTTCTTACCAGCAGCCAAGGTAGAAATTGAGCGGCGAGTTATGTATACTTCCCGCACAGAGTTACAAATTTTGCCAGCCCAATTGGGTAATTCTGCGGGAATGGTAGGTGCTGCCAAATTAGCATGGCAAAAAATTGCTGCTGAGTAA
- a CDS encoding ABC transporter permease, whose product MAITKRQLPTFLRFAKSSNLSQKLMIIGLAITLFFIFLAFFAPVLQAWGWLQNPKDFLANPIQEAPSAKHWFGTSRLGHDVFSRTLFGAQAALQVVILATALSMIIGVPLGMVSGYLGGKLDKVLLFLMDSIYTLPGLLLSVTLAFVVGRGIFNAAIAISIAYIPQYYRVVRNHTVSVKTEVFIEAAQAMGASTWIVLSRYLFFNVIQSVPVLFTLNAADAILVLGGLGFLGLGLPEEVPEWGHDLKQALEALPTGVWWTTLFPGLAMTFMVVGLSLLGEGLNEFVNPRLRGENGIRK is encoded by the coding sequence ATGGCCATAACAAAACGTCAGCTGCCAACATTTTTACGGTTTGCTAAAAGTTCTAACCTTTCTCAAAAGTTAATGATTATTGGGTTAGCCATCACCTTGTTTTTTATCTTTTTGGCATTTTTTGCCCCTGTATTGCAGGCTTGGGGATGGCTGCAAAACCCCAAAGATTTTCTGGCTAACCCCATTCAAGAAGCACCATCAGCTAAACATTGGTTTGGTACTAGCCGCTTGGGTCATGATGTCTTCTCCCGTACCTTATTTGGCGCTCAAGCTGCGTTGCAAGTAGTGATTTTAGCCACAGCGCTGAGTATGATTATTGGTGTGCCATTGGGGATGGTGAGTGGTTATCTTGGCGGCAAATTAGATAAAGTGTTGCTGTTCCTCATGGATAGCATCTACACCTTACCAGGATTATTACTTTCTGTAACTTTGGCTTTTGTTGTTGGGCGAGGCATATTTAATGCCGCGATCGCAATTAGTATTGCTTACATCCCCCAATATTATCGGGTGGTTCGCAACCATACCGTGAGCGTGAAAACAGAAGTATTCATTGAAGCCGCCCAAGCAATGGGCGCTTCAACTTGGATTGTGCTGTCTCGCTATTTATTTTTCAACGTCATTCAAAGCGTACCTGTATTATTTACTCTCAACGCCGCCGATGCAATTTTGGTGTTGGGCGGTTTAGGCTTTTTGGGTCTGGGATTACCCGAAGAAGTTCCCGAATGGGGACATGATTTAAAACAGGCTCTCGAAGCACTCCCCACAGGTGTTTGGTGGACAACCTTGTTTCCTGGTTTAGCAATGACATTCATGGTGGTAGGGTTATCCCTACTTGGTGAGGGGTTAAACGAATTTGTCAATCCCCGTTTGCGGGGAGAAAATGGGATTCGGAAATAG
- a CDS encoding glycosyltransferase family 9 protein, with amino-acid sequence MQIFTNQSLRAKPHIAVFSSTKVGNFVVTTPLLRGLKEKYPDCTLDFFGSETTKDFEIHCPYIDWRFSLYTQRLDFLDALSQAVNQRQQLAGIYDLAINCDGFSEINLVMISAIRPTYIAGVALSLDFRDKLKVAEHPIHKILLDKDWNSREFLQRHQDILQSNYISEIFCRVAYIETDFYKLELPNQEPHFLVPDVLIHVTATRPAKMWSVYYWQQVINWCESQGLTIGLIGSHPQEQQTLYNAGHTEEYLLETTSIIDLRGKTSLIELAGAFRRTKVCISVDSGPLHIAAAVGCPTLAVFGNDADGDGASPIRLWASRQSHVKLTISDFKCTLCQENSFKNKECLLDNHPCMAYLSPESVIHQLQGLLLSSNFLPC; translated from the coding sequence ATGCAGATTTTCACAAATCAATCTCTACGAGCTAAACCTCATATTGCTGTGTTTTCTTCTACTAAAGTAGGAAACTTTGTTGTTACCACACCGCTATTAAGAGGGCTAAAAGAGAAATATCCTGATTGCACACTAGATTTTTTTGGCAGTGAGACTACCAAAGATTTTGAAATTCATTGTCCCTATATTGATTGGCGTTTTTCACTTTATACACAGCGACTAGATTTTTTAGATGCCTTATCACAAGCAGTAAATCAACGTCAACAACTCGCCGGAATTTATGATTTAGCAATTAATTGTGATGGATTTAGCGAAATCAATTTAGTAATGATTAGTGCTATCCGTCCTACGTATATTGCTGGCGTTGCTTTATCTTTAGATTTCCGAGACAAACTAAAAGTAGCAGAGCATCCAATACACAAAATATTACTAGATAAAGATTGGAATAGCCGAGAGTTTTTGCAAAGACATCAAGATATATTACAAAGCAACTATATCAGCGAAATATTCTGTCGAGTTGCATATATAGAAACTGATTTTTATAAACTGGAATTACCCAATCAAGAACCTCATTTTTTAGTGCCTGATGTATTGATTCATGTGACAGCCACACGTCCGGCAAAAATGTGGTCTGTATATTATTGGCAACAAGTTATCAACTGGTGCGAATCTCAAGGATTAACAATTGGCTTAATTGGTAGCCATCCCCAAGAGCAGCAAACTTTGTATAATGCTGGTCATACTGAAGAATATTTGTTGGAGACAACAAGTATTATTGATCTGCGAGGAAAGACTTCTTTAATTGAACTAGCAGGTGCTTTTCGCCGCACAAAAGTATGTATTTCTGTAGATTCCGGCCCTCTGCATATTGCGGCGGCTGTAGGTTGCCCAACATTGGCAGTTTTTGGGAATGATGCTGATGGTGATGGTGCAAGTCCTATAAGACTTTGGGCATCTCGGCAATCACACGTAAAACTAACTATTTCAGATTTTAAATGTACGTTATGTCAGGAGAATTCTTTTAAAAATAAAGAGTGTTTATTAGATAATCATCCTTGTATGGCATATCTTTCTCCTGAGTCAGTGATTCATCAACTTCAAGGTCTTTTACTCAGCAGCAATTTTTTGCCATGCTAA
- a CDS encoding type II toxin-antitoxin system PemK/MazF family toxin, with translation MNPKPGEVWLVDLGLAAKMRPVVIVSRYDTSPPRALVIYVPITTQNRGSFYEVALPKLSFLQQNSIANVQGLGSTPIVRLERKLGELPQEILIKIKQSLIFVLDLEVDNQDKVPQAEDNF, from the coding sequence ATGAACCCTAAACCCGGTGAAGTATGGCTAGTTGATTTGGGACTTGCAGCAAAAATGCGCCCTGTTGTGATTGTGTCTCGTTACGACACTAGTCCACCCCGTGCTTTGGTTATTTATGTACCTATAACTACTCAGAATCGAGGTAGCTTCTATGAAGTAGCTTTACCTAAACTTTCATTCCTCCAACAAAACTCTATTGCTAACGTACAAGGTCTGGGTTCAACTCCTATTGTGAGACTTGAGCGTAAATTAGGTGAATTGCCACAAGAAATTTTAATCAAAATTAAACAATCTCTGATTTTTGTATTAGATTTGGAGGTTGATAATCAGGATAAAGTACCTCAAGCAGAAGATAATTTTTAG
- the trxB gene encoding thioredoxin-disulfide reductase, with the protein MTNPTVENVVIIGSGPAGYTAAIYAGRANLKPVVFEGFQAGGLPGGQLMTTTEVENFPGFPQGITGPDLMDRMKAQAERWGAELHTEDVISVDLSQRPFTVRSEEREVKAHSLIIATGATARRLGLDSEHLFWSRGISACAICDGATPIFHGAELAIIGAGDSAAEESIYLTKYGSKVNLLVRSDKMRASKAMQDRVLSNPKIQVHWNTEVVDVFGNGHMDGVKVRNNQTGAESEIHAKGLFYAIGHTPNTSLFKGQLELDDVGYIVTKHGSVETSVEGVYAAGDVQDHEYRQAITAAGTGCMAALLAERWLSSNALIQEFHQEPTINNELETQPAPKKTEAEEAAGFSLQATRHEGGYALRKLFHESDRLLIVKYVAPGCGPCHTLKPILNKVVDEFDGKIHFVEIDIDKDRDIAENAGVTGTPTVQFFKDKELVKEVKGVKQKSEYRQLIESNL; encoded by the coding sequence ATGACTAACCCGACTGTAGAAAACGTGGTGATTATCGGTTCTGGGCCAGCAGGATACACCGCTGCCATCTATGCGGGACGAGCGAACCTGAAACCCGTTGTTTTTGAAGGTTTCCAAGCTGGAGGATTGCCGGGTGGGCAACTGATGACCACGACGGAAGTAGAGAACTTTCCGGGGTTTCCGCAAGGGATTACTGGGCCAGACCTAATGGATCGGATGAAGGCACAGGCTGAACGTTGGGGGGCTGAGTTACATACTGAGGATGTGATATCTGTTGATTTAAGTCAGCGTCCGTTTACAGTCCGCTCTGAAGAAAGAGAAGTTAAAGCCCACAGTTTAATTATTGCCACTGGAGCCACAGCAAGGCGCTTGGGTTTAGATAGCGAACATTTATTTTGGAGTCGCGGAATTTCTGCCTGTGCGATTTGCGATGGTGCGACACCAATTTTCCACGGCGCAGAGTTGGCGATAATTGGGGCTGGCGACTCAGCCGCAGAAGAATCTATTTACCTGACTAAATACGGTTCCAAAGTTAATTTGTTAGTGCGGTCTGATAAGATGCGGGCTTCTAAAGCTATGCAAGACCGAGTTTTGAGTAACCCAAAAATCCAGGTGCATTGGAACACAGAAGTTGTCGACGTGTTTGGCAATGGTCACATGGATGGGGTGAAAGTTCGCAATAATCAAACTGGTGCAGAAAGCGAAATCCATGCTAAAGGTTTATTTTATGCGATCGGTCACACTCCGAATACATCTTTATTTAAGGGACAACTCGAACTGGATGATGTGGGTTACATTGTCACCAAACATGGTTCTGTAGAAACCAGTGTTGAAGGTGTTTATGCTGCTGGTGACGTGCAAGACCATGAATATCGCCAAGCAATTACAGCTGCGGGTACTGGCTGTATGGCGGCGTTATTGGCAGAACGTTGGTTGTCTTCTAATGCTTTGATTCAAGAGTTTCATCAAGAACCAACAATTAATAATGAGTTAGAAACTCAGCCAGCACCAAAGAAAACGGAAGCTGAAGAAGCCGCAGGGTTTAGTTTACAGGCAACACGCCATGAAGGTGGTTATGCTCTACGGAAATTATTCCATGAAAGCGATCGCCTGCTGATTGTCAAATACGTTGCTCCTGGTTGCGGCCCTTGTCATACCCTCAAACCCATACTCAATAAAGTAGTGGATGAATTCGATGGCAAAATTCACTTTGTGGAAATTGACATTGATAAAGACCGCGACATTGCCGAAAACGCTGGGGTAACAGGTACACCAACAGTGCAATTCTTCAAAGACAAAGAACTGGTGAAGGAAGTCAAAGGCGTGAAACAAAAGAGCGAGTACCGCCAGTTGATTGAAAGCAATCTTTAA
- a CDS encoding site-specific integrase encodes MSIINSNDRLQLRFHYGGKRHYLSTGLLNTPANWKLAEYKAAEIEKDILHERFDESLAKYKPASSLSTVTPVTPIQKPKPQLDELWEKYSEFKKPQVSPSTYAKDFAKHRNHIAKLPTRSLDEASAIRDYLLANLTPDAAKRCLTQFKACCNWAMEEGLIDANPFAAMKIKAPKGATEEQDVNPFTKEERDLIIHTFASDRYYSHYTDYVRFLFFTGCRPSEAIALKWKHITNSVIQFRESVVVSEDGLVLKEGLKTQRKRDFPINSELKAILDDLKPEEPLPEALIFTSPKGKFIDHHNFSNRAWKAILAKCGIPYRKSYQTRHTFISFCVESHINSTAIGRWTGTSAKMIDNHYGATNFTNLRPPELL; translated from the coding sequence GTGTCAATCATTAACTCTAATGATCGATTGCAGTTGAGGTTTCACTATGGTGGTAAGCGCCATTACTTGTCTACAGGATTGCTTAATACTCCTGCTAACTGGAAACTGGCAGAATATAAAGCAGCAGAGATTGAGAAAGATATCTTACACGAGCGATTTGACGAATCTTTAGCGAAGTACAAACCTGCATCGTCTCTAAGTACGGTTACACCAGTTACACCAATTCAAAAACCAAAACCACAGTTAGATGAGTTGTGGGAGAAATACAGCGAGTTCAAAAAGCCTCAAGTCAGCCCTAGTACCTACGCCAAAGATTTCGCCAAGCATCGAAATCATATCGCTAAGTTACCAACGCGATCGCTAGATGAAGCATCCGCTATTCGAGATTATCTTTTAGCTAACTTAACTCCAGATGCTGCAAAGCGTTGCTTAACTCAGTTCAAAGCTTGCTGCAATTGGGCAATGGAAGAAGGGTTGATCGACGCAAACCCGTTTGCTGCTATGAAAATCAAAGCACCCAAAGGTGCGACTGAAGAACAAGATGTGAATCCTTTCACTAAAGAAGAAAGAGATTTAATTATTCATACTTTTGCAAGCGATCGCTACTACAGTCATTACACTGATTATGTACGCTTCTTATTTTTCACTGGATGCAGGCCATCTGAGGCAATTGCTTTGAAGTGGAAACACATTACTAACAGTGTTATTCAGTTTCGGGAATCGGTTGTTGTTTCAGAAGACGGCTTGGTCTTGAAAGAAGGGCTAAAAACTCAAAGAAAGCGCGATTTTCCAATCAATTCAGAATTAAAAGCGATCTTAGATGACCTTAAGCCAGAAGAACCATTACCTGAAGCATTAATTTTTACCAGCCCAAAAGGAAAATTTATCGACCATCATAACTTTTCTAATCGTGCATGGAAAGCAATTTTAGCCAAATGCGGCATTCCGTATCGTAAAAGCTACCAGACACGACATACATTTATCAGCTTTTGTGTCGAGTCACATATCAATAGCACTGCGATTGGGAGATGGACTGGAACCTCCGCTAAGATGATTGACAATCACTACGGTGCTACTAACTTTACAAATTTAAGACCACCTGAACTTTTATAA
- a CDS encoding type IV pilin-like G/H family protein, giving the protein MLKPELQAKYLHYLSNRKNKQEEGFTLIELLVVVIIIGVLAAIALPSLLGQVNKAKQSEARNYVGTVNRSQQAYYLEYQGFATSISQLQVGIKTQSDNYSYVIAGTSTLTQFNATPIKPALKSYYGVVGTTLGSAATSEALTVAIACESPTPVTTSPATATSSTACQNNFASLAR; this is encoded by the coding sequence ATGCTCAAGCCAGAATTGCAAGCTAAATACTTACATTACCTCAGCAACCGTAAGAACAAACAAGAAGAAGGTTTTACCTTAATTGAACTGCTAGTTGTAGTAATTATTATTGGTGTACTGGCGGCGATCGCGCTACCGTCCCTGCTTGGTCAAGTTAACAAAGCCAAACAGTCAGAAGCCAGAAACTACGTTGGTACAGTTAACCGTTCTCAACAAGCTTACTACTTAGAATACCAAGGTTTTGCTACCAGTATTTCTCAGTTGCAAGTAGGTATTAAGACTCAATCTGATAACTATTCTTACGTTATTGCTGGTACTAGTACTCTTACCCAATTTAACGCAACACCTATTAAACCTGCGCTGAAATCTTATTACGGTGTAGTAGGTACAACACTAGGTAGCGCTGCTACGTCTGAAGCACTCACAGTGGCAATAGCTTGTGAATCACCCACCCCTGTGACGACATCTCCCGCTACGGCTACCAGCTCTACAGCCTGTCAGAACAACTTCGCTTCCCTAGCTAGATAA
- a CDS encoding tetratricopeptide repeat protein, with product MNSISDSLAIAFQHQQAGRSFQAEQIYLQILQEQPNQVDALYLSGTLAHQLGETAKAIAFYRQALAINPALASVHSNLGIALKQQGLWKEAIQHYQEAIALQPNSAQFHYNLGLVFQQLGNLESAKDSYRQATILQPNYPLAYNNLGLVLLQIGEVEAAITCYKTAIELQPDFAEAHQNLAEALLLSGDFDLGFAAYEWRWRMFPPEQLPNFATPQWDGSPLDGKTILLYAEQGLGDTFQFIRYADLVSDRGGRVILACLPAQVELLKTVPGIEQVFALDEELPQFHTQAPLMSLPYLLGTNVETIPAKIPYIFPPQSDNFQLAASPETKLKVGIVWAGNPGNRNDSKRTCGLQPFLPLFKIPAVEFYSLQVGKNSQDLAQLPADIKIQDLSSYLHNFSDTAAAIAQLDLVLTIDTSVAHLAGALGKPTWVVLPFIPDWRWLLQREDSPWYPTMRLFRQESLGDWAGVFAKVGQEILKYEV from the coding sequence ATGAATAGTATTTCTGACAGTTTAGCGATCGCCTTCCAACATCAACAAGCGGGTCGCTCATTCCAGGCTGAACAAATATATTTGCAAATTCTCCAAGAACAACCAAATCAGGTTGATGCTTTGTATTTATCGGGTACACTTGCCCATCAGTTAGGTGAAACAGCAAAAGCGATCGCTTTTTACCGCCAAGCTTTGGCAATTAATCCAGCTTTGGCCTCAGTTCACAGCAATCTCGGTATTGCTTTGAAACAGCAGGGTTTATGGAAAGAAGCGATTCAACATTATCAGGAAGCGATCGCACTACAGCCAAACTCTGCCCAATTCCATTACAACTTGGGTCTAGTTTTTCAACAACTAGGTAACTTAGAGTCCGCCAAAGATTCCTATCGCCAAGCGACTATTCTTCAGCCAAATTATCCCTTAGCCTACAATAACTTAGGTCTAGTGCTGCTCCAAATAGGAGAGGTTGAAGCAGCTATTACCTGCTATAAAACAGCAATTGAATTACAGCCAGATTTTGCCGAAGCCCACCAGAATTTAGCAGAAGCACTATTATTAAGCGGAGATTTTGACCTTGGCTTTGCAGCTTATGAATGGCGCTGGCGAATGTTTCCACCTGAACAACTACCCAACTTTGCCACACCGCAGTGGGATGGTTCTCCCTTAGATGGTAAAACTATCTTGCTGTATGCAGAACAAGGTCTAGGTGATACATTTCAGTTTATTCGCTATGCTGACTTAGTGAGCGATCGCGGTGGTCGAGTTATACTGGCTTGTCTACCTGCTCAAGTGGAATTACTCAAAACTGTTCCTGGCATAGAACAAGTGTTTGCTCTGGATGAAGAATTACCCCAGTTCCATACTCAAGCACCCTTGATGAGCTTACCCTATCTATTGGGGACAAATGTGGAAACGATTCCGGCGAAAATACCTTATATATTTCCACCGCAATCTGACAACTTTCAGTTAGCAGCCTCACCAGAAACTAAACTCAAAGTCGGCATTGTTTGGGCGGGTAATCCTGGGAACCGCAATGACAGTAAACGCACTTGTGGACTACAGCCATTTTTACCATTGTTCAAAATACCAGCAGTCGAGTTTTACAGCCTTCAAGTAGGTAAAAATTCTCAAGACTTAGCACAACTACCCGCCGATATTAAAATTCAGGATTTGAGCAGTTATTTGCATAATTTTAGTGATACAGCTGCGGCGATCGCGCAATTAGATTTAGTCTTAACAATAGATACTTCAGTTGCCCACTTAGCCGGCGCACTGGGTAAACCAACCTGGGTTGTTCTGCCCTTTATTCCTGATTGGCGATGGTTATTGCAGCGAGAAGATAGCCCTTGGTATCCGACAATGCGACTGTTTCGCCAAGAATCTTTGGGTGATTGGGCTGGAGTATTTGCCAAGGTAGGGCAGGAAATTCTGAAGTATGAAGTGTAA
- a CDS encoding MIP/aquaporin family protein — MSGANVLSKKLYSGLPKLLAHCWREALAEAIGTFILVFAGTGAVMVNSISQNALTHLGISFVFGAVVAALIYALGHLSGAHFNPAVTLAFWTSGFLPKRRVLPYILAQLGGAIAASVLLVISLGKVGNLGATLPLNGNWLQSLVLEFVLTFILMLMIFGSGLDRRAHIGFAGLAIGLTVGVEAAFMGPITGASMNPARSFAPAFVGGIWQHHWVYWIAPILGAQLAVVVYRQLSNNFQDCQK; from the coding sequence ATGTCAGGTGCAAATGTTCTCAGCAAAAAACTCTACTCAGGTTTACCAAAATTGCTGGCGCATTGCTGGCGAGAAGCTTTAGCGGAAGCAATAGGAACCTTTATTTTGGTATTTGCCGGTACTGGTGCAGTCATGGTGAACAGCATCAGTCAAAATGCTTTGACACATCTGGGTATTAGTTTTGTGTTTGGTGCGGTGGTGGCGGCGTTAATTTATGCGTTGGGACATTTAAGCGGCGCACATTTCAACCCAGCGGTGACACTGGCTTTTTGGACGAGTGGTTTTTTGCCTAAACGGCGAGTGTTGCCTTATATTTTGGCACAGTTAGGAGGCGCGATCGCCGCCTCAGTTTTACTAGTAATTAGTTTAGGAAAAGTCGGAAATTTAGGTGCAACTTTACCGTTGAATGGTAATTGGTTGCAGTCTTTAGTATTAGAGTTTGTTCTAACTTTTATTCTGATGTTGATGATTTTCGGTTCAGGACTAGATAGACGCGCACATATTGGTTTTGCGGGGTTAGCAATTGGTTTAACTGTAGGGGTAGAAGCCGCATTTATGGGGCCAATTACTGGTGCAAGTATGAATCCGGCGCGTTCCTTTGCGCCAGCATTTGTCGGCGGAATTTGGCAACATCACTGGGTTTATTGGATAGCACCAATTTTAGGAGCGCAACTAGCAGTAGTAGTTTATCGGCAACTTTCCAATAACTTTCAAGATTGTCAGAAGTAA